In Pseudonocardia sp. C8, one genomic interval encodes:
- a CDS encoding alkyl sulfatase dimerization domain-containing protein, whose amino-acid sequence MTMTDRYCGTTVETATAANGAVAAAELVSRGAGGRADPHVVTVAEGVHTYVGGSIVNRTFIEGTDGVVVYDTGDDLADGEQAYAALRTVTDKPVAAVVYSHNHYAQGALAFSTGEDGIPVIGHPRVNANLARGADAVDFPEAAPALAQRFRRQFAAYLPEEGPDAPMGATYAAFTPRGALPVNRAVTDGEELTIAGVRMQFFTAHRSDSDDTLTVWLPDAEVALNNFLWPNLPNFYALRGTGFRDPRSWRDGILLIRDLQPEHLLGTHTRPIQGARRIRQTLEGYADAIAYVYDQSLRGILRGLGPDELRGFVQLPEYLAAQPHNRAGYGELQYQPPYLYERVFGWFDGRPENINPPPRRLVAERIVEGFGGPDRVRAAVDEALDREELSWAATLAGHLLDTDPHDPGARALKARALRALGQRAGGSIARHFYLSYALELEERVEIPPSVPATVEAVLRAPAGMHLDHLRVRLDPARSGDTERFVVVELTDDGLRAGLHLRRAVCEYVADVARHPDEPDATVSMTRRTWAELVTGTRTWPAALDEGRVTVKGNADDVVEFFGFFDPQPEVRHVASR is encoded by the coding sequence ATGACCATGACCGACCGCTACTGCGGGACCACCGTGGAGACCGCGACCGCGGCCAACGGCGCCGTCGCCGCGGCCGAGCTCGTGTCCCGGGGCGCCGGCGGGCGAGCCGATCCGCACGTCGTCACGGTGGCCGAGGGCGTGCACACCTACGTCGGTGGCTCCATCGTCAACCGGACCTTCATCGAGGGCACCGACGGCGTCGTCGTCTACGACACCGGTGACGACCTCGCGGACGGCGAGCAGGCGTACGCGGCCCTGCGCACCGTCACCGACAAGCCGGTCGCGGCCGTCGTCTACAGCCACAACCACTACGCCCAGGGCGCGCTGGCCTTCTCGACCGGCGAGGACGGCATCCCGGTCATCGGTCACCCCCGCGTGAACGCCAACCTGGCCCGCGGCGCGGACGCCGTCGACTTTCCCGAGGCGGCGCCGGCGCTCGCGCAGCGGTTCCGCCGCCAGTTCGCCGCCTACCTGCCCGAGGAGGGCCCCGACGCGCCGATGGGTGCCACGTACGCGGCGTTCACGCCCCGGGGGGCGCTGCCGGTGAACCGGGCCGTCACCGACGGCGAGGAGCTGACGATCGCCGGCGTGCGGATGCAGTTCTTCACCGCACACCGGTCCGACTCGGACGACACGCTCACCGTGTGGCTGCCGGACGCCGAGGTCGCGCTCAACAACTTCCTGTGGCCGAACCTGCCCAACTTCTACGCGCTGCGCGGCACCGGCTTCAGGGACCCACGCTCGTGGCGCGACGGGATCCTGCTGATCCGCGACCTGCAGCCCGAGCACCTGCTGGGAACGCACACCCGGCCCATCCAGGGCGCCCGACGGATCCGGCAGACCCTCGAGGGCTACGCCGACGCGATCGCCTACGTCTACGACCAGTCCCTGCGCGGCATCCTGCGCGGGCTGGGCCCCGACGAGCTGCGCGGCTTCGTGCAGCTCCCCGAGTACCTGGCGGCCCAGCCGCACAACCGCGCCGGCTACGGCGAGCTGCAGTACCAGCCGCCCTACCTCTACGAGCGCGTGTTCGGGTGGTTCGACGGCCGCCCCGAGAACATCAACCCGCCGCCGCGCCGGCTGGTGGCCGAGCGGATCGTCGAGGGGTTCGGCGGACCGGACCGCGTGCGTGCGGCGGTGGACGAGGCCCTGGATCGCGAGGAGCTCTCCTGGGCGGCGACCCTGGCCGGGCACCTGCTCGACACCGATCCGCACGACCCCGGCGCGCGTGCGTTGAAGGCCCGCGCGCTGCGGGCACTGGGGCAGCGGGCCGGCGGGTCGATCGCGCGGCACTTCTACCTCAGCTACGCCCTGGAGCTGGAGGAACGCGTCGAGATCCCCCCGTCGGTGCCGGCGACCGTCGAGGCGGTGCTGCGCGCCCCGGCCGGCATGCACCTCGACCACCTGAGGGTGCGGCTCGATCCCGCGCGCAGCGGGGACACCGAGCGGTTCGTCGTGGTCGAGCTGACCGACGACGGCCTGCGAGCCGGGCTGCACCTGCGCCGCGCGGTGTGCGAGTACGTCGCCGACGTCGCCCGGCACCCCGACGAGCCGGACGCCACGGTGTCCATGACCCGGCGGACCTGGGCGGAGCTGGTCACCGGAACGCGGACCTGGCCGGCGGCCCTCGACGAGGGACGGGTGACGGTCAAGGGAAACGCCGACGACGTCGTCGAGTTCTTCGGCTTCTTCGACCCGCAGCCGGAGGTGCGGCATGTGGCGAGCCGGTAG
- a CDS encoding ABC transporter substrate-binding protein, with protein MWRAGSVRAALVMSVALLVGACGASVVPDTENAAPRHGGSVTVGLEGSWVSLDPLRATTYNSFSVLQTIYEPLFDLDRNGAAVPNLATGYEVSPDGRIYTVTLRDGVTFHDGARFDARAVVANFDRVRNPANGCSCLGELRVLEGVRATGDTTVEFRLKRPHAGFPVMVLGGAAGLMASPRALAETGGDLARRPVGTGPFVLDHEVPGSSVRVRAWDGYRDPGRPYLDSVEFRVISDSDSRYSSLTSTAIDVADNVSVTWLSDAELNPSVRIHPQGASGSNFVMFQTGEGSPFRDARARQAACMALDPPRIDEALYRGVRLTGQESPFPTGGGRWDLGRVEGYPRYDRERARRLVAEVGGISFDLNFTNSPDNVRVAQALAAQWAVVGIEARVRPMDQPTLVEKAFGHRFDAMIYRWRGAMDPDGNVSRWFHSSQATPAKPSSNYNLVDDPELDRLMMQAAAVTEPGERAERYRAVSERLAGITPYCYLWGADWYRVTLANVHGIPSRPDNIMMLRDAYVVE; from the coding sequence ATGTGGCGAGCCGGTAGCGTGCGCGCGGCGCTGGTGATGTCCGTCGCGTTGCTCGTGGGCGCCTGCGGAGCCTCGGTCGTCCCCGACACCGAGAACGCCGCCCCCCGGCACGGCGGCAGCGTGACGGTGGGCCTGGAGGGAAGCTGGGTGTCGCTCGACCCGTTGCGCGCCACCACCTACAACAGCTTCAGCGTGCTGCAGACGATCTACGAGCCGCTGTTCGACCTCGACCGGAACGGCGCGGCCGTCCCGAACCTGGCCACCGGTTACGAGGTCAGCCCGGACGGCCGGATCTACACGGTCACGCTCCGCGACGGCGTCACGTTCCACGACGGTGCGAGGTTCGACGCCCGGGCCGTGGTGGCCAACTTCGACCGGGTGCGGAACCCGGCCAACGGCTGCTCGTGCCTGGGTGAGCTGCGCGTGCTGGAGGGTGTCCGGGCGACCGGCGACACGACCGTGGAGTTCCGGCTCAAGCGGCCCCACGCCGGGTTCCCGGTGATGGTGCTCGGCGGCGCGGCCGGCCTGATGGCCTCACCGCGGGCGCTCGCGGAGACCGGCGGCGACCTGGCGCGGAGGCCGGTCGGTACCGGACCGTTCGTGCTCGACCACGAGGTCCCCGGCAGTTCGGTGCGGGTCCGGGCGTGGGACGGCTACCGCGACCCCGGGCGTCCCTACCTGGACTCGGTGGAGTTCCGGGTGATCTCCGACAGCGACTCGCGGTACTCGAGCCTGACCTCGACAGCCATCGACGTGGCCGACAACGTCTCGGTGACGTGGTTGAGCGACGCCGAGCTGAACCCCTCGGTGCGGATCCACCCCCAGGGGGCCTCGGGCTCGAACTTCGTGATGTTCCAGACGGGGGAGGGCAGCCCGTTCCGCGATGCGCGTGCCCGGCAGGCGGCGTGCATGGCGCTGGATCCGCCGCGCATCGACGAGGCGCTCTACCGCGGTGTCCGGCTGACCGGGCAGGAGTCGCCCTTCCCGACCGGCGGCGGCCGGTGGGACCTCGGCCGGGTCGAGGGCTACCCCCGCTACGACCGCGAACGGGCCCGCCGGCTCGTCGCCGAGGTCGGTGGCATCTCGTTCGACCTGAACTTCACCAACTCGCCGGACAACGTCCGGGTCGCCCAGGCGCTCGCCGCCCAGTGGGCGGTCGTCGGGATCGAGGCGAGGGTGCGGCCGATGGACCAGCCCACGCTGGTGGAGAAGGCCTTCGGCCACCGCTTCGACGCGATGATCTACCGCTGGCGGGGCGCGATGGACCCCGACGGCAACGTCTCCCGCTGGTTCCACAGCTCCCAGGCCACCCCGGCGAAGCCGAGCTCGAACTACAACCTGGTGGACGACCCGGAGCTCGACCGCCTGATGATGCAGGCCGCGGCGGTGACGGAGCCCGGCGAGCGTGCGGAGCGCTACCGCGCGGTGTCCGAACGGCTGGCCGGGATCACGCCGTACTGCTACCTGTGGGGCGCGGACTGGTACCGCGTCACCCTGGCCAACGTGCACGGCATCCCGTCCCGCCCGGACAACATCATGATGCTGCGCGACGCCTACGTCGTGGAGTGA
- a CDS encoding ABC transporter permease translates to MTALLRDTVADPAAGTPAPGRRPSWEILIPGSLLAVIVVACLCAPLLPGLADPNLGMLNGGDSGSRIGIGSEGHLLGTDALGRDLLARSIHGGRISIVVGLGSVLVGILVGGSIGIVAGYVGGAVDSVLMRVLDVLLALPSLVLALVVATYLGPSIPNLIIAISFFAIPSYARIARAGALSVRERDYVLSARLAGARAGHILVRHVTPRVVGSLLTYGLLICGIAIITEASLSFLGLGIPPPAPSWGSMMADGKSDLGSAPQIVLVPGLMLFLTVVSLNLLSDGIRNRLDRDGGAR, encoded by the coding sequence ATGACCGCGCTGCTTCGTGACACCGTCGCCGACCCGGCGGCCGGCACGCCGGCACCCGGGCGGCGGCCCTCCTGGGAGATCCTGATCCCCGGGAGCCTGCTGGCCGTCATCGTCGTGGCCTGCCTGTGCGCCCCGCTCCTGCCCGGGCTCGCCGACCCGAACCTCGGCATGCTCAACGGCGGGGACAGCGGTTCCCGCATAGGCATCGGGTCCGAGGGACACCTCCTCGGCACCGATGCGCTCGGTCGCGACCTGCTCGCGCGATCGATTCACGGTGGGCGGATCTCGATCGTGGTGGGCCTCGGTTCGGTGCTGGTCGGCATCCTCGTCGGCGGGAGCATCGGGATCGTCGCGGGCTACGTCGGCGGTGCCGTCGACTCCGTGCTCATGCGCGTGCTCGATGTGCTCCTCGCCCTCCCGTCGCTGGTACTCGCACTCGTCGTCGCGACCTACCTGGGCCCCAGCATCCCCAATCTGATCATCGCGATCTCGTTCTTCGCGATCCCGTCCTACGCGCGCATCGCGCGGGCCGGGGCGCTGAGCGTGCGGGAGCGTGACTACGTCCTGAGCGCCCGGCTCGCCGGCGCCCGGGCAGGGCACATCCTCGTGCGGCACGTGACGCCGCGGGTCGTCGGCTCGCTCCTGACCTACGGGCTGCTCATCTGCGGGATCGCCATCATCACCGAGGCGTCACTGAGCTTCCTGGGCCTCGGCATCCCGCCACCGGCGCCGAGCTGGGGCAGCATGATGGCCGACGGCAAGTCGGACCTCGGCTCCGCGCCCCAGATCGTGCTGGTGCCGGGACTCATGCTGTTCCTCACCGTGGTCTCGCTGAACCTCCTGTCCGACGGCATTCGGAACCGCCTGGACCGCGACGGGGGTGCCCGGTGA
- a CDS encoding ABC transporter ATP-binding protein yields the protein MNPPASRLLEVDDLHVVFDGPRGTVPAVNGVSVAVDRGETIAVVGESGSGKSVTARTIMGLSTPPGRITSGSIRLAGRELVGLSDREWRSIRGSRISMVFQDPMRSLNPTMKIGRQITESIRLHTGLDRARARARAVELLDAVRIAAPQRRVDEYPHQLSGGMRQRVMIALALSCRPDLLIADEPTTALDVTTQQQILDLVAELQAELGMAVMLITHDIGVAASSAEKVFVMYAGQVVESGPSRQVFAEPRMPYTEALLDSIPSLDARSHEPLPAIEGAPPDLAELGPGCSFRPRCTRATPTCASRRPEPAEHVPGRSWACWNPTTAKEAP from the coding sequence GTGAACCCGCCGGCGTCCCGGCTGCTCGAGGTCGACGATCTCCACGTCGTCTTCGACGGGCCGCGCGGCACGGTCCCCGCCGTCAACGGTGTCTCGGTGGCGGTCGACCGCGGCGAGACGATCGCCGTCGTCGGCGAGTCGGGATCCGGCAAGTCGGTCACCGCCCGCACAATCATGGGCCTGTCCACACCGCCCGGGCGGATCACCTCCGGGTCGATCCGGCTCGCCGGACGCGAGCTCGTCGGGTTGTCCGACCGCGAGTGGCGCAGCATCCGCGGCTCACGGATCTCGATGGTGTTCCAGGATCCGATGCGGTCGCTGAACCCGACCATGAAGATCGGTCGCCAGATCACCGAGTCGATCCGCCTGCACACCGGTCTGGACCGGGCACGGGCGCGGGCCCGCGCGGTCGAGCTCCTCGACGCCGTCCGCATCGCCGCCCCGCAGCGGCGCGTCGACGAGTACCCGCACCAGCTCTCCGGCGGCATGCGCCAGCGCGTGATGATCGCGCTCGCGCTGAGCTGCCGCCCGGACCTGCTGATCGCGGACGAGCCCACCACGGCACTCGACGTCACGACCCAGCAGCAGATCCTCGACCTCGTCGCCGAGCTCCAGGCCGAGCTCGGCATGGCGGTCATGCTCATCACGCACGACATCGGCGTCGCGGCGAGCTCCGCGGAGAAGGTCTTCGTGATGTACGCCGGCCAGGTGGTCGAGTCGGGGCCCAGCCGGCAGGTCTTCGCCGAGCCGCGGATGCCCTACACGGAGGCGCTGCTCGACTCGATCCCGTCGCTCGACGCACGCTCGCACGAGCCGCTGCCCGCGATCGAGGGCGCCCCGCCCGATCTCGCCGAGCTCGGCCCGGGCTGCAGCTTCCGGCCGAGGTGCACGCGCGCGACCCCGACCTGCGCCTCCCGGCGACCGGAGCCGGCCGAGCACGTTCCGGGGCGCTCGTGGGCGTGCTGGAACCCCACCACCGCGAAGGAGGCGCCATGA
- a CDS encoding carboxyl transferase domain-containing protein → MTLKKLLIANRGEIALRIVRTARETGVDTVALYAEDDGDTPHVHAADEALPLAGSGPAAYLDQAAVLAAAARSRADAVHPGYGFLAENAEFARACAAAGVEFVGPSPEVLETLGDKAAARAAAVAAGVPVLAATSAGAGLDEVRAFLAEHPSGIMIKALAGGGGRGMRVVRAAGDVAEAYRACAAEAELGFGSRAVFAEALLDGARHVEVQVVADGSAALALGDRDCSVQRRHQKLLEIAPAEDLAPEVRRGLHESAARLCAGLGYRGLATAEFLVRGNTFVFLEVNPRIQVEHTITEEVTGVDLVAAQLAVADGAAVADLDLGDGVLAGAAGVRGEPAAAAGVAVQARVNLETMTADGGATPAAGTLTAFTPPTGPGIRVDTFGRPGLQVSPRYDSLLAKVVARARTRAAALAKVDAALDEFTVEGAPTNIGFLRSLLADGDLRAGPVDTGFLAGRMERLVGAVGAHPTAAASPATAVELRAHEEVVRAGMAGTVVGTAAEGDEVPAGAPLAVLEAMKMEHVLAAEKAVRAVRVLVRPGCTVAPGDPLVVYEPTGAAGPGAGAELDLDTPRPDLDEVRARQAVTLDENRPEAVAKRHRLGRRTARENIDDLVDDGSFVEYGSLVLAAQRSRRSEEDLIARTPGDGLVAGVATIGADRFGRSAAEAAVLSYDYTVLAGTQGWRNHAKTDRVLQVARRRNLPVVLFAEGGGGRPGDTDMDIVAGLDVPTFRLMGSLPGCAPTVAIVSGRCFAGNAALAGACDVIIATPDANIGMGGPAMISGGGLGDYRPEDIGPIDVQRRNGVVDLVARDEAHAVDLARRYLSYFQSPLSPGDGVGWQAPDPRLARHVVPENRLRAYDVRAAIEAVVDVGSVLELRPDHGVGVVTALVRVEGVAYGLIANSSHHLGGAIDAEAADKLAEFLRLCEAYRLPIVSLCDTPGFMVGPDAEKEATVKRFGRLFVLGARLTVPFGAVVLRKGYGLGAMAMTAGSFKAPQFTVAWPTGEIGGMGLEGSVRLGYSRELAAAPDEAARQALYDELVAQAYERGRALRAATTFEFDDVIDPADTRRWIRTLRSPDSPRGPDGALRRGHSTT, encoded by the coding sequence GTGACACTGAAGAAGCTGCTCATCGCCAACCGCGGCGAGATCGCGCTGCGCATCGTGCGCACCGCCCGCGAGACCGGTGTGGACACCGTCGCCCTCTACGCCGAGGACGACGGTGACACCCCGCACGTGCACGCCGCCGACGAGGCGCTGCCGCTGGCCGGGTCCGGCCCGGCCGCCTACCTCGACCAGGCGGCCGTGCTGGCCGCGGCCGCACGCTCCCGGGCCGACGCGGTCCATCCCGGCTACGGGTTCCTGGCCGAGAACGCGGAGTTCGCGCGCGCGTGCGCGGCCGCGGGCGTCGAGTTCGTCGGCCCCTCGCCCGAGGTGCTGGAGACCCTGGGCGACAAGGCCGCCGCCCGGGCGGCCGCGGTCGCCGCGGGCGTCCCGGTGCTGGCCGCCACGTCCGCCGGCGCCGGCCTGGACGAGGTGCGGGCGTTCCTCGCCGAGCACCCGAGCGGCATCATGATCAAGGCGCTGGCCGGGGGCGGCGGGCGCGGGATGCGCGTCGTCCGGGCCGCGGGCGACGTGGCCGAGGCCTACCGCGCCTGCGCCGCCGAGGCCGAGCTCGGTTTCGGGAGCCGTGCGGTGTTCGCCGAGGCCCTGCTCGACGGGGCCCGCCACGTCGAGGTCCAGGTGGTCGCGGACGGCTCGGCCGCGCTGGCGCTCGGCGACCGCGACTGCAGCGTGCAGCGGCGGCACCAGAAGCTGCTCGAGATCGCCCCCGCCGAGGACCTGGCACCGGAGGTGCGCCGCGGCCTGCACGAGTCCGCCGCGCGGCTCTGCGCGGGGCTCGGCTACCGCGGTCTCGCCACCGCCGAGTTCCTGGTGCGCGGCAACACCTTCGTGTTCCTCGAGGTCAACCCCCGGATCCAGGTGGAGCACACGATCACCGAGGAGGTGACCGGGGTCGACCTGGTGGCGGCGCAGCTCGCCGTCGCCGACGGCGCCGCCGTGGCCGACCTCGATCTCGGTGACGGTGTGCTGGCCGGCGCCGCCGGCGTCCGGGGCGAGCCGGCGGCCGCTGCCGGCGTCGCGGTCCAGGCCCGGGTCAACCTCGAGACGATGACCGCCGACGGGGGCGCGACACCGGCCGCGGGCACGCTCACGGCGTTCACCCCGCCCACCGGGCCCGGCATCCGGGTGGACACCTTCGGCCGTCCCGGGCTGCAGGTCAGCCCGCGCTACGACTCCCTGCTGGCGAAGGTCGTCGCGCGGGCCCGGACCCGCGCGGCCGCGCTCGCCAAGGTGGACGCGGCGCTGGACGAGTTCACCGTCGAGGGCGCCCCCACCAACATCGGGTTCCTCAGGTCACTGCTCGCGGACGGCGACCTGCGGGCCGGGCCGGTCGACACCGGCTTCCTCGCAGGACGCATGGAACGCCTGGTCGGCGCGGTCGGCGCGCACCCGACGGCCGCCGCGTCCCCGGCCACCGCGGTGGAGCTGCGGGCCCACGAGGAGGTGGTGCGTGCCGGGATGGCGGGCACCGTGGTCGGCACGGCGGCGGAGGGCGACGAGGTGCCGGCGGGCGCACCCCTGGCCGTGCTGGAAGCCATGAAGATGGAGCACGTCCTGGCCGCCGAGAAGGCCGTGCGGGCGGTGCGCGTGCTCGTCCGGCCCGGCTGCACGGTGGCCCCGGGTGACCCGCTCGTGGTGTACGAGCCCACCGGCGCGGCCGGGCCCGGGGCCGGTGCCGAGCTCGACCTCGACACGCCACGCCCCGACCTCGACGAGGTGCGTGCGCGGCAGGCCGTCACCCTCGACGAGAACCGCCCCGAGGCGGTGGCGAAGCGGCACCGGCTCGGCCGCCGCACCGCACGGGAGAACATCGACGACCTGGTCGACGACGGCAGCTTCGTCGAGTACGGCTCGCTGGTGCTCGCGGCCCAGCGCAGCCGGCGCTCGGAGGAGGACCTGATCGCCCGCACCCCCGGCGACGGCCTCGTCGCCGGCGTCGCGACGATCGGCGCGGACCGGTTCGGCCGGTCGGCGGCCGAGGCGGCGGTCCTGTCGTACGACTACACGGTCCTCGCCGGCACCCAGGGGTGGCGCAACCACGCCAAGACCGACCGGGTCCTCCAGGTGGCCCGCCGGCGCAACCTGCCCGTCGTGCTGTTCGCGGAGGGCGGGGGCGGCCGGCCCGGGGACACCGACATGGACATCGTCGCCGGGCTGGACGTCCCGACGTTCCGGCTGATGGGCTCGCTGCCCGGCTGCGCCCCGACGGTCGCGATCGTGTCCGGGCGGTGCTTCGCCGGCAACGCCGCGCTGGCCGGCGCCTGCGACGTCATCATCGCCACCCCGGACGCCAACATCGGCATGGGTGGGCCGGCGATGATCTCCGGGGGCGGGCTGGGCGACTACCGTCCCGAGGACATCGGCCCGATCGACGTGCAGCGCCGCAACGGCGTCGTCGACCTGGTCGCCCGCGACGAGGCGCACGCCGTCGACCTGGCACGCCGGTACCTGTCGTACTTCCAGAGCCCGCTGTCCCCCGGCGACGGCGTGGGGTGGCAGGCACCGGACCCGCGCCTGGCCCGGCACGTGGTGCCGGAGAACCGGCTGCGCGCCTACGACGTCCGCGCCGCGATCGAGGCCGTCGTCGACGTCGGGTCGGTGCTGGAGCTGCGGCCGGACCACGGCGTCGGCGTCGTCACCGCGCTGGTCCGGGTGGAGGGCGTCGCGTACGGCCTGATCGCGAACAGCAGCCACCACCTGGGCGGCGCCATCGACGCCGAGGCCGCCGACAAGCTGGCGGAGTTCCTCCGGCTGTGCGAGGCGTACCGGCTGCCGATCGTCTCGCTGTGCGACACCCCGGGGTTCATGGTCGGCCCGGACGCGGAGAAGGAGGCCACCGTCAAGCGGTTCGGCCGGCTGTTCGTGCTCGGGGCCCGCCTGACGGTGCCGTTCGGCGCCGTCGTGCTCCGCAAGGGCTACGGCCTGGGCGCGATGGCGATGACCGCCGGCTCGTTCAAGGCACCGCAGTTCACCGTCGCGTGGCCCACCGGGGAGATCGGCGGCATGGGGCTGGAGGGCTCGGTCCGGCTGGGCTACAGCCGCGAGCTCGCCGCGGCCCCCGACGAGGCCGCCCGGCAGGCCCTCTACGACGAGCTCGTCGCGCAGGCCTACGAGCGCGGCCGCGCGTTGCGGGCGGCCACGACCTTCGAGTTCGACGACGTGATCGACCCGGCCGACACCCGCCGCTGGATCCGGACCCTCCGCTCGCCCGACTCGCCACGAGGTCCGGACGGTGCCCTGCGGCGCGGTCACTCCACGACGTAG
- a CDS encoding ABC transporter ATP-binding protein — MTTVEARDPAVLLEVRDLTQRFAVKGRGGGAVRAVDGVSFHVRAGETLGLVGESGCGKSTTARAILQTPRPSSGEVIFDGVRLGDRSGPELRRIRAQMQMVFQDPFAALNPGWTVRDIVAEPLVVQRVGTAGERAARVDELLDLVGLDPARYADRGPRQLSGGQAQRVGIARALALDPKLVICDESVSSLDVSIQAQILNLFDRLGRELGLTYLFIAHDLAVVKHVSDRVGVMYLGRIVELGPCDRIYDAPAHPYTAALLDAVPRVNGGGRRAAAALRGEIPSPLNPPSGCRFRTRCPIATDRCAAEPPELAELGDGRLVACHFPLVDEDPQTGKGSTR; from the coding sequence ATGACCACGGTCGAGGCCCGCGACCCGGCGGTCCTGCTGGAGGTCCGCGACCTGACCCAACGGTTCGCCGTGAAGGGCAGGGGAGGCGGAGCGGTGCGGGCCGTCGACGGCGTGTCGTTCCACGTCCGCGCGGGCGAGACGCTCGGCCTGGTGGGGGAGAGCGGATGCGGCAAGTCGACGACGGCACGCGCGATCCTGCAGACCCCGCGGCCCAGCTCCGGCGAGGTGATCTTCGACGGGGTACGGCTCGGTGACCGGTCCGGACCCGAGCTGCGCCGGATCCGCGCGCAGATGCAGATGGTGTTCCAGGACCCGTTCGCCGCGTTGAATCCCGGGTGGACGGTGCGCGACATCGTCGCCGAGCCGCTCGTCGTCCAGCGCGTCGGCACGGCGGGCGAGCGCGCCGCCCGGGTCGACGAGCTCCTCGATCTCGTGGGGCTCGACCCGGCGCGGTACGCCGACCGCGGGCCGCGGCAGCTCTCCGGTGGTCAGGCGCAGCGCGTCGGCATCGCCCGCGCACTCGCCCTGGACCCCAAGCTGGTGATCTGCGACGAGTCGGTCTCCAGCCTCGACGTGTCGATCCAGGCGCAGATCCTCAACCTGTTCGACCGGCTCGGGCGCGAGCTCGGGCTGACCTACCTGTTCATCGCGCACGACCTGGCCGTGGTCAAGCACGTCAGCGACCGCGTCGGCGTCATGTACCTGGGGCGCATCGTCGAGCTCGGACCGTGCGACCGGATCTACGACGCCCCGGCGCACCCGTACACCGCCGCGCTGCTGGACGCGGTACCGCGGGTGAACGGCGGCGGCCGGCGCGCCGCCGCGGCGCTGCGCGGCGAGATCCCCTCGCCGCTGAACCCGCCGTCGGGGTGCCGGTTCCGCACCCGGTGCCCGATCGCCACCGACCGCTGCGCCGCCGAGCCACCGGAGCTGGCCGAGCTCGGTGACGGCCGGCTCGTGGCGTGCCACTTCCCGCTGGTCGACGAGGATCCGCAGACCGGGAAGGGGAGCACCCGATGA